Proteins from a genomic interval of Spiroplasma endosymbiont of Lonchoptera lutea:
- a CDS encoding helix-turn-helix domain-containing protein, with amino-acid sequence MGYKHLGIDERIYIENQLKFKVKISKIAKNLNRSISTINREVNRNKDNNHYFSLIAQNKAENRKQLHVYFHKFKNRELVKYVQQKLLLGWSPKQIYGRIKNFHQEWIISFKTIYNWIYSGLLEKVTSKNCWIILVSASK; translated from the coding sequence ATGGGATACAAACATCTTGGCATAGATGAAAGAATTTATATTGAGAATCAATTGAAATTTAAAGTAAAAATTAGTAAAATAGCTAAAAATCTTAATCGAAGTATTAGTACTATTAATCGAGAAGTTAATAGAAATAAAGATAATAATCATTATTTTTCATTAATTGCACAAAATAAAGCAGAAAATAGAAAACAATTACATGTTTATTTTCATAAATTTAAAAATAGAGAATTAGTAAAATATGTACAACAAAAATTATTATTAGGTTGATCGCCTAAACAAATTTATGGCAGAATTAAAAATTTTCATCAAGAATGAATTATTAGTTTTAAAACAATTTACAATTGAATTTATTCTGGATTACTTGAAAAGGTTACTAGTAAAAATTGCTGAATTATACTTGTAAGTGCAAGTAAATAA
- the purB gene encoding adenylosuccinate lyase — MIKRYQTKEMKVIWSEEKKYDTWLKVELLVCEAWGNLGLIDKSDLKKLKKVKVDLKLMNSLEKQTQHDMVAFTRMLSHSLENEKRWIHLGLTSTDVVDTAQNYLIKQANDVIAKELQKLLDNLKLKALKYRNLICIGRTHGIFAEPTSFGLKFVLWYEEINRQVERFLLARKQIEVIKISGAVGNYANVEPVVEDFVRQELELGVDNISTQVTQRDRHAFLFSVFANIASTLEKIALEIRHSQRSEVDEIREGFSLNQKGSSAMPHKQNPIGSENICGLARLIRANSVVAYENNLLWNERDISHSSNERIIISGTFSLLHFILKRMNAILNLLEVNEKNIALNIEKTFNTFFSQRLLLEIIKKTQFSREEIYDFLQECTFASLKEKRDFKEVVKEYKISKYLDDEQLEKCFDINYFVRNVNIIYERVFPKRE; from the coding sequence ATGATTAAGCGTTATCAAACAAAAGAAATGAAAGTGATTTGAAGTGAAGAAAAGAAATATGATACTTGATTAAAAGTAGAATTATTAGTGTGTGAGGCATGAGGCAATTTAGGATTAATTGATAAATCTGATTTAAAAAAATTGAAAAAAGTTAAAGTTGATTTAAAATTAATGAATAGTTTAGAAAAGCAAACACAACATGATATGGTTGCTTTTACAAGAATGTTATCACATAGTTTAGAAAATGAAAAACGCTGAATTCATTTAGGATTAACTTCAACTGATGTTGTTGATACCGCCCAAAATTATTTAATTAAGCAAGCAAACGATGTTATTGCTAAAGAACTGCAAAAATTATTAGATAATTTAAAACTAAAAGCTTTAAAATATCGGAATTTAATTTGTATTGGCAGAACACATGGCATATTTGCCGAACCGACTTCTTTTGGTTTAAAATTTGTTTTATGGTATGAAGAAATTAATCGGCAAGTGGAAAGATTTTTGTTAGCTCGTAAGCAAATTGAAGTTATTAAAATTTCTGGTGCGGTTGGTAATTATGCGAATGTTGAACCAGTTGTGGAGGATTTTGTCAGACAAGAGTTAGAATTAGGTGTTGATAATATTTCAACACAAGTAACCCAAAGAGATCGGCATGCCTTTCTTTTTAGTGTTTTTGCAAATATTGCTTCCACATTAGAAAAAATTGCTCTTGAAATTCGTCATAGTCAGCGAAGTGAAGTTGATGAAATTCGCGAAGGATTTTCATTAAACCAAAAAGGTTCTAGTGCGATGCCTCATAAACAAAATCCAATTGGGAGTGAAAATATTTGTGGGTTAGCGCGTCTGATTCGTGCTAATAGTGTTGTTGCTTATGAAAATAATTTGTTATGAAATGAAAGAGATATTTCGCATAGTTCTAATGAAAGAATAATTATTAGTGGAACATTTTCATTATTACATTTTATTTTAAAGCGGATGAATGCGATTCTTAATCTTTTAGAAGTTAATGAAAAAAATATTGCTTTAAATATTGAAAAAACATTTAATACTTTTTTTAGTCAAAGATTATTATTAGAAATTATTAAGAAAACCCAATTTTCTCGTGAAGAAATTTATGATTTTTTACAAGAGTGTACTTTTGCTAGTTTAAAAGAAAAACGAGATTTTAAGGAAGTTGTTAAAGAATATAAAATTTCTAAATATTTAGATGATGAGCAATTAGAAAAATGTTTTGATATTAATTATTTTGTTCGTAATGTTAATATTATTTATGAACGGGTTTTTCCTAAAAGAGAATAG
- a CDS encoding helix-turn-helix domain-containing protein encodes MGYKHLDIDERIYIENQLKFKVKISEIAKNLNRSISTINREVNRNKDNNHYFSLIAQNKAENRKQLHVYFHKFKNRELLNYTCKCK; translated from the coding sequence ATGGGATACAAACATCTTGACATAGATGAAAGAATTTATATTGAGAATCAATTGAAATTTAAAGTAAAAATTAGTGAAATAGCTAAAAATCTTAATCGAAGTATTAGTACTATTAATCGAGAAGTTAATAGAAATAAAGATAATAATCATTATTTTTCATTAATTGCACAAAATAAAGCAGAAAATAGAAAACAATTACATGTTTATTTTCATAAATTTAAAAATAGAGAATTGCTGAATTATACTTGTAAGTGCAAGTAA
- the tsaB gene encoding tRNA (adenosine(37)-N6)-threonylcarbamoyltransferase complex dimerization subunit type 1 TsaB: MKTLFLDTTNGYLVIILQDDRGLLDSLQIWNHQKHTEKATVLIDEMLTNHKLSWFDIDSLYLTVGPGSYTGIRVGITIAKTMKAVNETLQVFVTNSLLLQVGNKQAISVINAKTDQFFVAVYDNFHPMVLEQVVTRNNLLLLKKEWKKFKLIEDYHRIDVVENFLQIKHLCKKVTNVDDLEPLYLKELQLKKHYE; the protein is encoded by the coding sequence ATGAAAACATTATTTTTAGATACAACAAATGGATATTTAGTAATTATTTTACAAGATGACCGTGGTTTATTAGATAGTTTACAAATTTGAAATCATCAAAAACACACTGAGAAGGCAACAGTTTTAATAGATGAAATGTTAACTAATCATAAATTAAGTTGATTTGATATTGATAGTTTATATTTAACTGTTGGTCCGGGAAGTTATACTGGAATTCGGGTGGGAATTACAATTGCGAAAACAATGAAAGCTGTTAATGAGACCTTGCAAGTTTTTGTTACGAATAGTTTATTATTGCAAGTTGGTAACAAGCAGGCGATTAGTGTTATTAATGCTAAAACTGATCAATTTTTTGTTGCGGTTTATGATAATTTTCATCCGATGGTTTTGGAACAAGTGGTTACAAGAAATAATTTATTATTATTGAAAAAAGAATGAAAAAAATTTAAGTTAATTGAAGATTATCATCGGATTGATGTAGTAGAAAATTTTTTACAAATTAAACATTTATGTAAAAAAGTAACTAATGTTGATGATTTAGAACCATTATATTTAAAGGAATTACAACTTAAAAAGCATTATGAATAA
- a CDS encoding IS30 family transposase, which translates to MYKYLTIESIIAIKEYKSYGFSIRKIAKAIDYSKSTVHRVCKLLNQNLLPLEILNQVQKNKQNAGRKLIILTLTEINTINHLLITKNYALDIIADFLKKNKIKNISTKTLYNMFKTNRMGFDEKNLLRKGKNKPHKQKETRGRINNCKSIHERNLIIPNIKNIQEFGHLEGDTIVGKDHKSSIITLADIWSKTTIPLKTKNHKAESITQSIIKFISKLIPGTIKTITFDRGKEFSKWKLIEKNCNVKIYFADDGKPCQRGLNENNNGILRRYLPKSTDLSSYKQKDLNSIAFQINSTPRKSLSYKRPIDLIQLF; encoded by the coding sequence ATGTATAAGTATCTGACTATTGAATCAATAATAGCAATAAAAGAATATAAAAGTTATGGATTTTCTATTCGTAAAATAGCAAAAGCAATTGATTATAGTAAATCAACTGTACACAGAGTTTGTAAATTATTAAATCAAAACTTATTACCATTAGAAATATTGAATCAAGTTCAAAAAAATAAACAAAATGCAGGTAGAAAATTAATAATTTTAACTTTAACAGAAATTAATACTATCAATCATTTGTTAATTACTAAAAATTATGCTCTTGATATAATTGCTGATTTTTTAAAGAAAAATAAAATAAAAAATATTTCAACAAAAACTTTATATAACATGTTTAAAACAAATCGAATGGGTTTTGATGAAAAAAATTTATTGAGAAAAGGCAAAAATAAACCTCATAAACAAAAAGAAACTAGGGGCAGAATTAATAATTGTAAATCTATTCATGAAAGAAATTTAATCATTCCAAATATTAAAAATATACAAGAATTTGGCCATTTAGAGGGAGATACTATCGTTGGTAAAGATCATAAAAGTTCTATTATTACTTTAGCTGATATATGATCAAAAACCACAATTCCTTTGAAAACTAAAAATCATAAAGCAGAAAGTATTACACAAAGTATAATAAAATTTATTTCAAAATTAATACCAGGAACAATTAAAACTATTACTTTTGATCGTGGTAAAGAATTTAGTAAATGAAAATTAATTGAAAAAAATTGTAATGTTAAAATTTATTTTGCAGATGACGGAAAACCTTGTCAAAGAGGTTTAAATGAGAACAATAATGGTATTTTAAGAAGATATTTACCAAAATCTACTGATTTATCTTCATATAAACAAAAAGACTTAAATTCTATAGCATTTCAAATTAATTCTACACCCAGAAAATCATTATCTTATAAAAGACCAATAGATTTAATACAATTATTTTAA
- a CDS encoding IS30 family transposase has translation MGYKHLGIDERIYIENQLKFKVKISEIAKNLNRSISTINREVNRNKDNNHYFSLIAQNKAENRKQLHVYFHKFKNRELVKYVQQKLLLGWSPEQIYGRIKNFHQEWIISFKTIYNWIYSGLLEKVTSKNLRRKGKKRKSQENRGKFNGKSIKERNVNNRITLGHWEGDTVVSSRGKSKSCLITLVERTSRFTLAILVENRTTKVINKNISHYLSILPNNLVKTITFDRGKEFANWQQLEKNCNVKIYFADAYSPWQRGTNENTNGLIREKFPKKFNFSNTTKNAVHKFILSLNQRPRKILNYLSPIEYLVRKII, from the coding sequence ATGGGATACAAACATCTTGGCATAGATGAAAGAATTTATATTGAGAATCAATTGAAATTTAAAGTAAAAATTAGTGAAATAGCTAAAAATCTTAATCGAAGTATTAGTACTATTAATCGAGAAGTTAATAGAAATAAAGATAATAATCATTATTTTTCATTAATTGCACAAAATAAAGCAGAAAATAGAAAACAATTACATGTTTATTTTCATAAATTTAAAAATAGAGAATTAGTAAAATATGTACAACAAAAATTATTATTAGGTTGATCGCCTGAACAAATTTATGGCAGAATTAAAAATTTTCATCAAGAATGAATTATTAGTTTTAAAACAATTTACAATTGAATTTATTCTGGATTACTTGAAAAGGTTACTAGTAAAAATTTAAGAAGAAAAGGTAAGAAACGAAAATCTCAAGAAAATCGGGGTAAATTTAATGGTAAATCCATTAAAGAACGAAATGTTAATAATCGCATAACTCTTGGCCATTGAGAAGGTGATACTGTAGTATCATCACGAGGTAAAAGTAAATCATGTTTAATAACTTTAGTTGAAAGAACATCAAGATTTACTTTAGCAATATTAGTTGAAAATAGAACTACTAAAGTTATTAACAAAAATATTAGTCATTATTTATCAATTCTTCCAAATAATCTTGTTAAGACTATAACATTTGATAGGGGTAAAGAATTTGCTAATTGACAACAACTTGAAAAAAATTGTAATGTTAAAATTTATTTTGCTGATGCATATTCACCTTGACAAAGAGGTACTAATGAAAATACTAATGGTTTAATTAGAGAAAAATTTCCTAAAAAATTTAATTTTTCAAACACTACTAAAAATGCAGTTCATAAATTTATATTGTCTTTAAACCAAAGACCAAGAAAAATACTAAATTATCTTTCGCCAATCGAATATTTGGTTAGAAAAATAATTTAG
- the cls gene encoding cardiolipin synthase, which yields MLNKKMRLAITFVLLVLLLVTCIFIIAKYIDWLWIIGVVTISFGTLTALIIFVSNRPARTKISWIIAVYALPIVGIIIFIIFGRTYRYTKAQKFYLKKYQDFYAKEDFNYTNNFLKNQIKEERSILHLTTNISQRPLYKHTKVDLITNGIEKFSLLFKDLESAENYIHINYFILDDGEVLKYLTQLLIKKTYQGVNIRLIYDHAGSFFTVYHDTIQKLKRAGVHLKRFSPINLPFISGRNNYRNHRKDVIIDGKIGYTGGINVGDAYCHLSSKYGFWRDSQVRLQGSAVRSLELIFLQDWYFTTGESLVFDKKLLKNEPYDGKTSNIVQVIDDGPNTYETIQKDIYVKVISSAKSRIWLSTPYFIPTDDIVTALKNAAKSGVDVRLLMPGKTDKFFILDISRSYYDELFNSGIKIYEMSNIFNHSKTALIDDNLVIIGSTNLDFRSLYHDHQTIVILYGDANKQLEKNYLWDIERSILLTTSPLKKKNWFYRIMILPIVKIFDPLF from the coding sequence ATGTTAAATAAAAAAATGCGTTTAGCAATTACTTTTGTTCTTTTAGTACTTTTATTGGTGACTTGTATTTTTATTATTGCTAAATATATTGATTGATTATGAATTATTGGTGTCGTAACAATTTCATTTGGAACTTTAACAGCATTAATTATTTTTGTTTCCAACCGACCAGCACGAACAAAAATTTCTTGAATTATTGCTGTGTATGCGTTACCAATTGTGGGTATTATAATCTTTATTATTTTTGGCCGAACTTATCGTTATACTAAAGCACAAAAGTTTTATTTAAAAAAATATCAAGATTTTTATGCTAAAGAGGATTTTAATTATACGAATAACTTTTTAAAAAATCAAATTAAAGAAGAACGAAGTATTTTACATTTGACTACTAATATATCACAAAGACCACTATATAAACATACGAAAGTTGATTTAATAACTAATGGAATTGAAAAGTTTTCGTTGTTATTTAAAGACTTAGAAAGTGCTGAAAATTATATTCATATTAATTATTTTATTTTAGATGATGGTGAAGTTTTAAAATATTTGACACAGTTATTAATTAAAAAAACTTATCAAGGTGTTAATATTCGCTTAATTTATGATCATGCTGGAAGTTTTTTTACGGTTTATCATGATACAATTCAGAAATTGAAGCGAGCTGGTGTTCATTTAAAAAGATTTTCACCGATAAATTTACCTTTTATTAGTGGTCGTAATAATTATCGTAATCATCGTAAAGATGTTATTATTGATGGCAAGATTGGTTATACGGGAGGCATTAATGTTGGTGATGCTTATTGTCATTTAAGTTCTAAATATGGCTTTTGACGCGATAGTCAAGTTCGTTTGCAAGGTAGTGCTGTTCGTAGTTTAGAATTAATATTTTTACAGGATTGATATTTTACAACTGGCGAGTCGTTAGTGTTTGATAAGAAATTGTTAAAAAATGAACCATATGATGGTAAAACTAGTAATATTGTTCAGGTTATTGATGATGGTCCCAATACTTATGAAACGATTCAAAAGGATATTTATGTTAAAGTTATTTCTAGTGCTAAAAGTCGTATTTGGTTATCAACGCCGTATTTTATTCCAACTGATGATATTGTAACGGCATTAAAAAATGCTGCTAAGTCAGGTGTTGATGTACGATTATTAATGCCAGGAAAAACTGATAAATTTTTTATTCTTGATATTAGTCGTTCATATTATGATGAATTATTTAATTCGGGGATAAAAATTTATGAAATGAGTAATATTTTTAATCATTCAAAAACAGCATTAATTGATGATAATTTAGTCATTATTGGATCAACTAATTTAGATTTTCGTAGTCTTTATCACGATCATCAAACTATTGTTATTCTTTATGGTGATGCTAATAAGCAACTAGAAAAGAATTATTTATGAGATATTGAAAGAAGTATTCTTTTAACAACATCACCGCTAAAGAAAAAAAATTGATTTTATCGGATAATGATTTTGCCAATTGTTAAAATTTTTGACCCCTTATTTTAG
- a CDS encoding type III pantothenate kinase produces MKLLVDIGNSLIHLGVYQENQKVFYEQLSSNINVDKLLSCMEEVLEPFLLKIQRCIVSSVKPQFNSVIELLVEKYCWNYLLVDSVLKTNLKFVLDDAITLGADLIAAAVGAVSIYPNRNIIIIDMGTATTISCIKDNSFIGGAILPGLLTSAEALIEKAALLKKDPWFLPPEMIAKNTKDCLSVGIIYGHAMAIKGIVETYQKQLKDSVVIILGGNYFFVKNILQDYQFINDLIFTGLNILGTLNEGEE; encoded by the coding sequence ATGAAGTTATTAGTTGATATTGGTAATAGTTTAATTCATTTAGGTGTTTATCAAGAAAATCAAAAAGTATTTTATGAGCAATTATCTAGTAATATTAATGTTGATAAATTATTATCTTGCATGGAAGAAGTTCTTGAACCATTTTTATTAAAAATTCAACGATGTATTGTTAGTAGTGTTAAACCGCAATTTAATTCGGTAATTGAATTATTAGTTGAAAAATATTGTTGGAATTATTTACTTGTTGATAGTGTGTTAAAAACAAATTTAAAATTTGTTTTAGATGATGCTATTACTTTGGGTGCTGATTTAATAGCAGCAGCGGTAGGGGCTGTTAGTATTTATCCAAATCGTAATATAATTATTATTGATATGGGGACAGCAACAACGATTTCGTGTATTAAAGATAATTCGTTTATTGGTGGTGCAATATTGCCAGGATTACTAACAAGTGCTGAAGCTTTAATTGAAAAAGCAGCTTTATTGAAAAAAGATCCTTGATTTTTGCCACCAGAAATGATTGCTAAGAATACTAAAGATTGTTTAAGCGTTGGTATTATTTATGGTCATGCGATGGCAATTAAAGGTATTGTGGAAACTTATCAAAAACAATTAAAAGATTCAGTAGTAATAATATTAGGTGGTAATTATTTTTTTGTTAAAAATATTTTGCAAGATTATCAATTTATTAATGATTTAATTTTTACTGGTTTAAATATTTTAGGAACATTAAATGAAGGTGAAGAATAA
- a CDS encoding DJ-1 family glyoxalase III, with amino-acid sequence MATVAIFLATGYEEIEAITVIDILRRAKINIDIISSENKDFIVGANNITIKSDYYFSQMPNDYAMLILPGGATGVNNLQKNEHLMNLLKTFNEQNKFIAAICAAPQILGLLGIANNKNISVYPECFNGLETAKIISNEAVVIDGHIITASSPGVAIKFALQLVAILTNDNIKEMITKQLVIL; translated from the coding sequence ATGGCAACAGTAGCAATTTTTTTAGCAACTGGTTATGAAGAAATTGAAGCAATAACTGTTATTGATATTTTACGAAGAGCAAAAATTAATATTGATATTATTAGTAGTGAAAATAAAGATTTTATTGTGGGTGCTAATAATATTACTATTAAAAGTGATTATTATTTTAGTCAAATGCCTAATGATTATGCGATGCTAATTTTACCTGGTGGAGCGACGGGTGTTAATAATTTACAAAAAAATGAACATTTAATGAACTTATTAAAAACATTTAATGAACAAAATAAATTTATTGCTGCGATTTGTGCTGCCCCGCAAATTTTAGGATTGTTAGGCATTGCTAATAATAAGAATATTAGTGTTTATCCTGAGTGTTTCAATGGTTTAGAAACTGCTAAAATTATTAGCAATGAAGCGGTTGTTATTGATGGTCATATTATTACGGCATCATCACCTGGTGTTGCGATTAAGTTTGCTTTACAACTAGTCGCAATATTAACTAATGATAATATTAAAGAAATGATTACAAAGCAGTTAGTAATTTTATAA
- the tsaE gene encoding tRNA (adenosine(37)-N6)-threonylcarbamoyltransferase complex ATPase subunit type 1 TsaE translates to MNLQFITHNEAQTEALGAIIAKYAKPGFILLQGALAAGKTTFTRYLANALQISAVVNSPTFVIMNEYVIPKQSFKLIHMDAYRLNNDEDLEMYEEAFNNNLNIIEWYENVLQIIDFNNALILQWKIIDDTTRVINLSGKGLLATQVIKFLQDNDLNVKC, encoded by the coding sequence GTGAATTTGCAGTTTATAACTCATAATGAGGCACAAACAGAAGCATTGGGAGCTATTATTGCTAAATATGCTAAGCCGGGTTTTATTTTGTTGCAAGGAGCATTGGCGGCTGGGAAAACAACATTTACAAGATATTTAGCAAATGCCTTGCAAATTTCAGCGGTAGTTAATTCGCCAACATTTGTTATTATGAATGAGTATGTAATTCCAAAACAATCATTTAAATTAATTCATATGGATGCTTATCGTTTAAATAATGATGAAGATTTAGAAATGTATGAAGAGGCATTTAATAATAATTTAAATATTATTGAATGATATGAAAATGTTTTACAAATTATTGATTTTAATAATGCGTTAATCTTACAATGGAAGATAATTGATGATACTACCAGAGTAATTAATTTGAGTGGTAAGGGTCTTCTTGCAACGCAAGTAATTAAATTTTTACAGGACAATGATTTAAATGTTAAATGTTAA
- a CDS encoding IS30 family transposase: MGYKHLGIDERIYIENQLKFKVKISKIAKNLNRSISTINREVNRNKDNNHYFSLIAQNKAENRKQLHVYFHKFKNRELVKYVQQKLLLGWSPKQIYGRIKNFHQEWIISFKTIYNWIYSGLLEKVTSKNLRRKGKKRKSQENRGKFNGKSIKERNVNNRITLGHWEGDTVVSSRGKSKSCLITLVERTSRFTLAILVENRTTKVINKNISHYLSILPNNLVKTITFDRGKEFANWQQLEKNLNVKIYFADAYSPWQRGTNENTNGLIREKFPKKFNFSNTTKNKMQFINLYCL; the protein is encoded by the coding sequence ATGGGATACAAACATCTTGGCATAGATGAAAGAATTTATATTGAGAATCAATTGAAATTTAAAGTAAAAATTAGTAAAATAGCTAAAAATCTTAATCGAAGTATTAGTACTATTAATCGAGAAGTTAATAGAAATAAAGATAATAATCATTATTTTTCATTAATTGCACAAAATAAAGCAGAAAATAGAAAACAATTACATGTTTATTTTCATAAATTTAAAAATAGAGAATTAGTAAAATATGTACAACAAAAATTATTATTAGGTTGATCGCCTAAACAAATTTATGGCAGAATTAAAAATTTTCATCAAGAATGAATTATTAGTTTTAAAACAATTTACAATTGAATTTATTCTGGATTACTTGAAAAGGTTACTAGTAAAAATTTAAGAAGAAAAGGTAAGAAACGAAAATCTCAAGAAAATCGGGGTAAATTTAATGGTAAATCCATTAAAGAACGAAATGTTAATAATCGCATAACTCTTGGCCATTGAGAAGGTGATACTGTAGTATCATCACGAGGTAAAAGTAAATCATGTTTAATAACTTTAGTTGAAAGAACATCAAGATTTACTTTAGCAATATTAGTTGAAAATAGAACTACTAAAGTTATTAACAAAAATATTAGTCATTATTTATCAATTCTTCCAAATAATCTTGTTAAGACTATAACATTTGATAGGGGTAAAGAATTTGCTAATTGACAACAACTTGAAAAAAATTTAAATGTGAAAATTTATTTTGCTGATGCATATTCACCTTGACAAAGAGGTACTAATGAAAATACTAATGGTTTAATTAGAGAAAAATTTCCTAAAAAATTTAATTTTTCAAACACTACTAAAAATAAAATGCAGTTCATAAATTTATATTGTCTTTAA
- the rsmI gene encoding 16S rRNA (cytidine(1402)-2'-O)-methyltransferase, which yields MIQKSFRNEQSSLYLVATPIGNLKELNSRIAETLQLVVVIFCEDTRVSKKILQHFNIKKKLISLHQHNEKERIDLVLQFLNNNQSVALLSDAGYPLISDPGYQLVQAVIAKEYNVVSISGSSALLNALVCSGLPPYPFSFWGFLDHKVGKLKQQVEQLKYRSESLIFYVGVHHLEKTLRVMKEILGNRDVCLARELTKMYETIYRMPLNDIINLDLTSLKGEFVLIVKGYEVVVDYRSLTIKDHIILVAKKQNITIKEAIKEVANMRNLPKSLVYQVYHQD from the coding sequence ATGATTCAGAAAAGTTTTCGTAATGAGCAGTCATCGCTATATTTAGTAGCAACACCAATTGGCAATTTAAAAGAGTTAAATAGTCGGATTGCAGAAACTTTACAACTGGTTGTTGTAATTTTTTGTGAAGATACAAGAGTAAGTAAGAAAATATTACAACATTTTAATATTAAGAAAAAACTTATTTCGTTACATCAACATAATGAAAAAGAACGAATTGATTTAGTATTACAATTTTTAAATAATAATCAATCAGTTGCTTTGCTAAGTGATGCTGGCTATCCATTAATATCGGATCCCGGATATCAATTAGTCCAAGCAGTAATTGCTAAGGAATATAATGTTGTTAGTATTAGTGGTTCTAGTGCGTTATTAAATGCTTTAGTTTGTTCGGGATTACCACCATATCCGTTTTCTTTTTGAGGTTTTTTAGACCACAAAGTAGGAAAACTTAAACAACAAGTTGAACAATTAAAATATCGTTCTGAATCGTTAATTTTTTATGTTGGTGTGCATCATTTAGAAAAAACATTAAGGGTGATGAAAGAAATTTTAGGTAATCGTGATGTTTGTTTAGCAAGAGAGTTAACGAAGATGTATGAAACTATTTATCGAATGCCATTAAATGATATTATTAACCTTGATTTAACTTCATTAAAGGGTGAATTTGTGTTAATTGTTAAAGGATATGAAGTGGTGGTTGATTATCGTTCTTTAACTATTAAAGACCACATTATCTTAGTAGCTAAAAAGCAAAATATTACTATTAAAGAAGCAATTAAGGAAGTAGCAAATATGCGAAATCTTCCTAAAAGTCTTGTATATCAAGTCTATCATCAAGATTAA
- a CDS encoding bifunctional oligoribonuclease/PAP phosphatase NrnA: MKDKILQLIKEHNRIILLRHIIPDGDAYGVQLGLKEIIKTNWPNKIVLAAGTNSDYLNFIGTMDTVHDDDFKDSLVIIGDCGNLARVDDDRYKLAKTIIKIDHHPNVEPYGDIIWVDEQFGSASEMIALWVKECNLKVSSLAARIIYHGMVTDSGRFLYSRTNARTFSLASFLLIKGFDLDQLYREMYQVSEEDLKFMSFVYENYQTSTKGVLYLVFDNKTLKKLGINHNTVASKVNLLANVKNKPIWVFFCEDENHNIRVELRSNKFFVNTVASKYNGGGHNFAAGARINDFNDVKNIISDLDEVISRGEPK; this comes from the coding sequence ATGAAAGATAAGATTTTGCAGTTAATTAAGGAACATAACCGAATTATATTGCTTCGTCATATTATTCCTGATGGTGATGCTTATGGTGTGCAGTTAGGTTTAAAAGAAATAATTAAAACTAATTGACCTAATAAGATTGTCCTAGCAGCGGGAACGAATAGTGATTATTTAAACTTTATTGGGACTATGGATACAGTGCATGATGATGATTTTAAAGATAGTTTAGTTATTATTGGTGATTGTGGTAATTTAGCACGAGTTGATGATGACCGATATAAATTAGCAAAAACTATTATTAAGATTGACCATCATCCCAATGTTGAACCTTATGGTGATATTATTTGAGTTGATGAACAATTTGGTTCAGCTAGTGAAATGATTGCTTTATGAGTTAAGGAATGTAATTTAAAGGTATCATCATTAGCGGCAAGAATTATTTATCATGGAATGGTAACAGATAGTGGTCGTTTTCTTTATTCACGAACTAATGCCAGAACATTTAGTCTTGCTAGTTTTTTATTAATAAAAGGGTTTGATTTAGATCAATTATATCGTGAAATGTATCAAGTTAGTGAAGAAGATTTAAAATTTATGAGTTTTGTTTATGAAAATTATCAAACTTCAACGAAAGGAGTTTTATATTTAGTATTTGATAACAAAACATTAAAGAAATTAGGCATTAATCATAATACTGTTGCTAGTAAGGTCAATCTATTAGCTAATGTTAAAAATAAACCAATTTGAGTATTTTTTTGTGAGGATGAAAATCATAATATTCGTGTTGAACTACGATCAAATAAATTTTTTGTTAATACTGTTGCTAGCAAATATAATGGTGGTGGTCATAATTTTGCTGCGGGAGCACGAATTAATGATTTTAATGATGTTAAAAATATTATTAGTGATTTAGATGAAGTGATTAGTAGAGGAGAACCAAAATAA